A region of Selenomonadales bacterium 4137-cl DNA encodes the following proteins:
- the dnaA gene encoding chromosomal replication initiator protein DnaA has product MDTAHMAAVWEQVLKSMEKEIIKPIFDTWIRSTIPLSLTETTMEIGTPSQFIKDWIETRYTSTIQNTVQQVLQKPIEIRFVNLDLESEKSQDGHQQSDKSFKPLIENISVATISENGAEELHTRRTTNGSEEILTSLNPKYTFETFVIGNSNRFAHAASLAVAEVPAKVYNPFFIYGGVGLGKTHLMHAIGHRIRQNHQHLKVLYISSEKFTNELINSIRDGNPESFRQKYRNIDVLLVDDIQFLSKKEHTQEEFFHTFNTLHEANKQIIISSDRPPREIPTLEDRLRSRFEWGLITDIQPPDLETRIAILRKKAIIEGFTMPNDVMVFIASRIDNNIRELEGALIRVIAYASLTNQSIDMNLATEALKDIFPHSRPRQITMELIQQIVAVYFKIKQEDLLAKKRTRNVTYPRQIAMYLCRELTETSLPRIGEMFGGRDHTTVIHAHDKISRERNEDAKLNNILKEITKRIESA; this is encoded by the coding sequence ATGGATACTGCTCATATGGCTGCGGTGTGGGAACAAGTCTTAAAAAGTATGGAAAAAGAGATTATCAAACCTATTTTCGATACTTGGATAAGGTCGACAATTCCCCTGTCGCTGACCGAAACGACAATGGAAATAGGCACCCCTAGCCAATTCATCAAAGACTGGATTGAAACCCGCTATACTTCTACTATCCAGAATACCGTACAACAAGTCTTGCAGAAGCCCATCGAAATCAGATTCGTCAATCTTGATCTCGAAAGCGAAAAAAGCCAGGACGGCCACCAGCAAAGCGATAAAAGCTTCAAACCGCTGATCGAAAACATATCTGTGGCCACTATATCGGAAAATGGAGCTGAAGAGTTACATACCAGAAGAACAACAAACGGCTCCGAAGAAATTCTTACCTCCCTTAATCCCAAATATACCTTCGAAACATTTGTCATCGGCAATTCCAACCGATTCGCTCATGCGGCCTCTTTGGCTGTCGCCGAGGTCCCGGCGAAGGTTTACAACCCGTTTTTTATTTATGGCGGCGTCGGCCTTGGAAAAACCCACCTGATGCATGCCATCGGCCATCGTATAAGACAGAATCACCAGCATCTCAAGGTTTTATACATTTCCAGCGAGAAATTCACCAACGAGCTTATCAACTCCATCCGCGACGGCAATCCCGAAAGCTTTCGTCAGAAGTACCGAAATATCGATGTCTTGCTTGTCGACGATATTCAGTTCCTTTCCAAGAAAGAGCATACCCAGGAAGAATTCTTTCATACGTTCAATACCTTGCATGAAGCAAATAAACAGATTATTATCTCCAGCGACCGACCTCCCCGGGAAATCCCCACTCTTGAAGACCGCCTGCGGTCGCGCTTTGAATGGGGCCTTATCACCGATATTCAACCTCCCGATCTGGAAACCAGGATCGCCATTCTCCGCAAAAAAGCAATCATCGAGGGGTTTACCATGCCCAACGATGTAATGGTTTTCATCGCAAGCCGCATTGACAACAACATCCGCGAACTGGAAGGCGCCCTCATCAGAGTCATTGCCTATGCTTCGCTGACGAACCAAAGTATCGATATGAATCTGGCTACCGAGGCTTTGAAGGATATTTTTCCCCATAGCCGACCGCGCCAGATAACAATGGAGCTTATCCAACAGATTGTTGCCGTTTATTTTAAAATCAAACAGGAAGACCTGCTCGCAAAGAAACGGACCCGTAATGTTACTTATCCCCGTCAGATTGCGATGTACTTGTGCCGCGAACTGACAGAAACGTCTTTACCCCGTATCGGAGAAATGTTCGGTGGCCGCGACCATACGACGGTTATTCACGCCCACGACAAAATTAGCCGCGAACGTAACGAGGACGCTAAACTCAACAATATTCTCAAGGAAATTACCAAACGGATTGAAAGTGCATAA
- a CDS encoding IclR family transcriptional regulator, which translates to MIQSVNRAIKILDFVSTNHMARLVDISRGLGLNKSTVHGIVATLEEMGCLRQDQSTGRYELGLKLFELGQSVMANMDIRAVAMPYLLELSRKYEETVHLAVLSGDEVIYIDKVDSPRSIRIFSMIGGRNPAYCTGVGKILLAGLTDEKLSRVLEGIRFRAITPNTITDANSFVEHIRNIRRDGYATDNGEIEEGLSCFAAPIRNHLGSVTAAISLSGPTQRLINDNSAKLIEDVVDCAQTVSIQLGFAPALAGDNSFFLK; encoded by the coding sequence ATGATTCAATCAGTAAACAGGGCGATCAAAATTCTTGATTTTGTTTCCACAAACCACATGGCCCGTCTGGTTGATATAAGCAGGGGGTTAGGGCTGAACAAGAGCACCGTTCACGGCATAGTTGCGACTCTCGAAGAGATGGGATGCCTGCGTCAGGACCAGAGCACCGGTCGGTATGAACTGGGGCTGAAGTTGTTTGAGCTGGGGCAGTCTGTGATGGCAAACATGGATATTAGGGCGGTTGCAATGCCGTATTTGCTGGAACTATCGAGGAAATACGAGGAGACGGTGCACCTCGCGGTTCTATCCGGCGACGAGGTAATCTACATAGATAAGGTCGACAGCCCACGTTCCATCCGGATCTTCAGTATGATCGGCGGACGAAACCCCGCTTATTGTACTGGAGTCGGCAAGATTCTGCTCGCCGGCCTCACGGACGAAAAATTGAGCCGGGTGCTTGAGGGGATAAGATTTAGAGCGATTACGCCTAATACCATAACCGATGCAAACTCGTTTGTGGAGCATATTCGCAATATACGCCGGGATGGCTATGCTACCGATAACGGAGAGATCGAAGAGGGGCTTTCTTGTTTTGCCGCCCCGATCCGCAATCATCTTGGTTCCGTTACAGCCGCCATCAGCCTGTCGGGACCGACACAGCGGCTGATCAACGATAATTCAGCCAAGCTCATCGAAGACGTCGTAGATTGTGCCCAGACTGTTTCAATACAACTCGGCTTCGCGCCTGCTCTTGCTGGAGATAATAGTTTTTTTCTAAAATAA
- a CDS encoding RNA-binding S4 domain-containing protein, whose amino-acid sequence MEQIAINTATIQLDQFLKWAGIAESGGQVKEMVSEGLVTVNGLTVSERRKKLQPGDVVAIKGCGSWKVAGA is encoded by the coding sequence TTGGAACAGATAGCCATTAATACCGCTACCATCCAGTTGGATCAGTTCCTTAAATGGGCCGGCATCGCGGAAAGCGGTGGGCAGGTTAAGGAAATGGTATCGGAAGGGCTGGTAACGGTTAACGGACTAACTGTCAGCGAACGGCGCAAAAAGTTGCAGCCGGGCGACGTTGTCGCCATAAAAGGCTGTGGGAGCTGGAAAGTCGCTGGTGCGTAA
- a CDS encoding YidC/Oxa1 family membrane protein insertase has protein sequence MKAALTFFYNITAKMGVPNYGIAIILLTIVIKMILYPLTVKQVKSMKAMQDIAPKLKALQEKYKDNKDKMNREVATLYKEAGVNPLAGCLPLLIQMPFFIAIFFAIKGYTYVSNPGFLWLANLAQDNPSDPYYILPFLAAATTYVTTKQTTTDQSQQNKIMLLFMPLFIGYITITFPAGLGLYWVVSNVVQIVQQWWLYRPAAAAQGGAR, from the coding sequence ATGAAAGCCGCATTGACCTTTTTTTACAATATTACGGCAAAGATGGGCGTGCCTAATTATGGTATTGCCATCATCCTGTTGACCATAGTTATTAAAATGATTCTCTACCCGTTGACCGTTAAACAGGTTAAGTCGATGAAAGCGATGCAGGATATTGCCCCCAAGCTTAAAGCTCTGCAGGAAAAGTACAAGGACAACAAGGATAAGATGAACCGCGAGGTCGCAACGCTTTACAAGGAAGCTGGCGTTAACCCTCTCGCCGGCTGCCTGCCGCTGCTTATCCAGATGCCGTTCTTCATCGCCATATTCTTTGCCATTAAGGGATATACTTATGTAAGTAACCCCGGATTCCTCTGGCTGGCTAATCTGGCGCAGGATAATCCCAGTGATCCATACTACATACTGCCGTTCTTGGCTGCGGCGACCACTTATGTTACAACCAAGCAAACTACTACCGACCAGTCGCAGCAAAACAAGATCATGCTGTTGTTCATGCCGCTGTTCATCGGTTATATTACTATTACCTTCCCTGCTGGCCTGGGGTTGTACTGGGTGGTAAGCAATGTAGTGCAAATAGTACAGCAGTGGTGGCTTTATCGACCGGCCGCTGCGGCGCAGGGAGGAGCGCGCTGA
- a CDS encoding 4Fe-4S binding protein, translating to MKLISVKPVVDTEKCIGCGICTKVCPSLAIKVTDKKAAVRLEDCRGCGACNQRCPVFAIAMEKLEQPYTVSVDISDLPYEKITDLCVKAKLNPEQIICYCTATRAEEVAGAIIKGAKSPEEISRQTGIRMGCKVECIQPVLRLLQAAGITPEKPPGWQWYGLTPTVFDISEDIKRKYNSRGFYFEEDIKLFDEVVKAKKERGNS from the coding sequence ATGAAACTCATTTCGGTGAAACCCGTCGTCGATACGGAAAAATGTATCGGCTGCGGCATATGCACCAAAGTATGTCCGTCGCTAGCCATAAAGGTAACGGACAAAAAAGCGGCAGTCAGGCTGGAGGACTGCCGAGGCTGCGGCGCCTGCAACCAGCGGTGCCCCGTTTTCGCCATCGCCATGGAGAAGCTGGAGCAGCCTTACACGGTATCTGTAGATATCAGCGATCTGCCTTATGAAAAAATAACCGATCTGTGCGTTAAGGCCAAGCTCAACCCCGAGCAGATCATCTGCTATTGTACTGCCACGCGGGCGGAAGAGGTAGCCGGCGCCATAATCAAGGGGGCGAAAAGCCCGGAGGAGATTTCCCGCCAGACCGGGATTCGGATGGGCTGCAAGGTCGAATGTATTCAACCGGTTCTGCGCCTCCTACAGGCGGCCGGCATCACTCCCGAAAAACCGCCGGGCTGGCAGTGGTATGGTCTGACGCCCACCGTGTTCGATATTTCCGAGGATATCAAGAGGAAGTACAACAGCCGTGGCTTCTACTTCGAGGAAGACATCAAACTGTTCGACGAAGTGGTAAAAGCCAAAAAGGAAAGGGGGAATTCCTGA
- the gyrB gene encoding DNA topoisomerase (ATP-hydrolyzing) subunit B — protein sequence MAANDTTVNGNYGAEQIQVLEGLEAVRRRPGMYIGSTSTKGLHHLVYEVVDNSIDEALAGYCDRVEVTVHNDNSITVVDNGRGIPVDMHESGLPAVELVLTKLHAGGKFGGEGYKVSGGLHGVGVSVVNALSEILEVQVKRDGKVYQIKFARGLTVTNLEEIGTTNETGTKVHFKPDAEIFEDTVFQFETLEHRLRELAFLNRNIFIGLSDERSGVRKEFHYEGGIVSFVKHLNKSKDSLHEEPIFLSGTREDTVVEIALQYNDGYVETIFSYVNNINTQEGGTHLSGFKTALTRAINDYSRKNNLLKENEDNLSGEDVREGLTAIISLKVREPQFEGQTKTKLGNSEIRGIVDTIMFEGLTVFFEENPAVTRKIVEKSVMASRAREAARKARELTRRKNALEVSSLPGKLADCSARDPEQTEIYLVEGDSAGGSAKQGRDRRFQAILPLRGKILNVEKSRLDKILNNEEIRAMITAFGCGISDDFDIEKARYGKIIIMTDADVDGAHIRTLLLTFFYRYMQPLILAGKVYIAQPPLYLVKKGKEHWYLYSDEELERRMAASGRDGVTVQRYKGLGEMNPEQLWETTMNPEGRTILQVTLEDAVEADDIFSKLMGDKVEPRRQFIEEYAKKVQNLDI from the coding sequence ATGGCGGCAAATGACACAACTGTAAACGGCAATTATGGCGCTGAACAGATCCAGGTTCTGGAAGGTCTGGAGGCGGTGCGCCGCCGGCCGGGCATGTATATCGGCAGTACGTCTACCAAGGGTTTGCATCACCTCGTTTATGAGGTGGTCGACAATAGCATCGACGAAGCACTGGCCGGCTACTGCGACAGGGTAGAGGTTACAGTTCACAACGACAACAGCATCACCGTCGTCGACAACGGTCGCGGCATTCCTGTTGATATGCATGAATCAGGCCTGCCCGCAGTGGAACTCGTTCTTACGAAACTCCACGCCGGCGGCAAGTTCGGCGGCGAGGGATACAAGGTTTCCGGCGGCCTCCACGGCGTCGGTGTTTCAGTCGTTAATGCGCTTAGCGAAATTTTGGAAGTCCAGGTAAAACGGGACGGAAAAGTTTATCAAATTAAGTTCGCCCGCGGCTTGACGGTCACCAATCTCGAAGAGATCGGAACGACAAATGAGACTGGCACCAAGGTTCACTTTAAGCCGGACGCGGAAATATTCGAGGATACCGTCTTTCAGTTCGAGACGCTGGAGCATCGTTTGCGAGAATTGGCGTTTCTCAACCGCAATATATTCATCGGTCTCAGCGACGAAAGGAGCGGTGTCCGCAAAGAATTTCACTATGAGGGCGGCATCGTCTCGTTCGTCAAACACCTCAATAAGAGTAAGGACAGCCTCCACGAAGAGCCGATCTTCCTTTCCGGCACACGCGAGGATACTGTCGTTGAAATAGCCCTGCAATATAACGACGGCTATGTTGAAACGATTTTTTCTTATGTCAACAATATCAACACTCAGGAGGGCGGAACCCATCTTAGCGGGTTTAAGACGGCTCTCACCCGCGCCATCAACGATTATAGCCGCAAAAACAACCTTCTTAAGGAAAACGAAGATAATCTCAGCGGCGAAGACGTTCGTGAAGGGCTGACGGCGATCATTAGCCTAAAGGTGCGCGAGCCGCAGTTCGAGGGCCAGACCAAGACCAAGCTCGGCAACAGCGAAATACGCGGCATAGTCGATACAATCATGTTCGAAGGGTTAACAGTATTTTTCGAAGAAAACCCGGCTGTAACCCGGAAAATAGTCGAAAAATCAGTGATGGCATCGCGGGCCCGTGAGGCGGCCCGCAAGGCGCGCGAGCTTACAAGGCGCAAAAACGCTCTTGAGGTAAGCTCTCTGCCCGGTAAACTGGCCGACTGTTCGGCGAGAGATCCCGAACAGACTGAGATTTATCTTGTCGAGGGAGATTCGGCCGGCGGTTCGGCCAAACAGGGCCGCGACCGTCGCTTCCAGGCAATCCTGCCGCTGCGCGGTAAAATCCTTAATGTTGAAAAATCGCGTTTGGACAAAATCTTAAACAATGAAGAAATCCGGGCTATGATTACCGCCTTTGGATGCGGGATTTCCGACGATTTCGACATCGAAAAGGCCCGCTACGGAAAAATTATCATCATGACCGACGCGGATGTCGACGGCGCCCATATCCGTACACTTCTGCTCACCTTTTTCTACCGCTACATGCAGCCGCTCATTCTCGCCGGCAAAGTGTATATCGCTCAACCGCCGCTGTACCTTGTTAAAAAAGGCAAGGAACACTGGTATCTTTACAGCGATGAGGAACTTGAACGCCGTATGGCGGCCAGCGGCCGGGACGGCGTAACGGTACAGCGCTACAAAGGTCTTGGCGAAATGAATCCTGAGCAGCTATGGGAAACAACCATGAATCCCGAAGGGCGTACCATTCTACAGGTAACCCTTGAGGATGCCGTCGAAGCGGACGACATATTCTCAAAGCTCATGGGCGACAAAGTCGAGCCACGCCGCCAGTTTATCGAGGAGTACGCAAAAAAGGTCCAAAATCTCGATATTTAG
- a CDS encoding DUF721 domain-containing protein, protein MDSLREIVPRMMKSIGLDKRYKAEMIIFNWRQIVGDEVAANTRPIKIGRGVLTLAAKNAVWAHHLSTLKEEIIVRINAFAGEKAVNDLKFQAGYLRIDQNEENGDEGYAAPKLREIPLESGETKKIEEITAPMADDLLRTKVKRLLVKEFAFRKFRRKQKWQPCTKCGILRPDGDDLCVSCATVARAAGRECVRKLLRDAPWLGYDECVRYIACRRSDFAAARDELADILFAVVGRDENDKVALPLLTMLYYRVGPQDLTEEMIATMLEKVRRKGNVSTSRR, encoded by the coding sequence ATGGATTCTCTGCGGGAAATCGTACCCCGGATGATGAAAAGCATAGGTCTGGATAAGAGATACAAAGCTGAAATGATAATTTTTAACTGGCGACAGATAGTGGGCGATGAGGTTGCCGCCAATACCAGACCAATAAAGATAGGCCGCGGCGTATTGACGCTGGCGGCTAAGAACGCTGTCTGGGCACACCATCTATCGACACTCAAGGAAGAAATAATTGTCAGGATCAACGCGTTTGCAGGGGAAAAAGCAGTTAACGATTTGAAGTTTCAGGCAGGATATTTGCGAATTGACCAGAATGAAGAAAATGGTGATGAAGGGTACGCCGCGCCAAAGTTGCGGGAAATTCCCTTGGAAAGCGGCGAAACGAAGAAAATAGAGGAGATTACGGCCCCCATGGCCGATGATCTTCTCCGCACTAAAGTGAAACGTTTGCTTGTCAAAGAATTTGCTTTTCGTAAGTTTCGACGGAAACAGAAGTGGCAGCCGTGCACGAAGTGCGGGATTCTTAGGCCGGACGGCGACGACCTGTGTGTTTCTTGTGCAACCGTCGCCAGAGCAGCCGGGCGCGAATGTGTCAGAAAACTTTTGAGGGATGCACCGTGGCTTGGCTATGACGAGTGCGTGCGTTATATCGCCTGCCGGCGCAGCGACTTCGCCGCCGCCAGGGATGAATTGGCCGATATACTGTTTGCGGTGGTAGGACGCGATGAAAACGATAAAGTCGCGTTACCGTTACTCACAATGCTTTATTATCGGGTTGGACCCCAAGATCTGACCGAGGAAATGATCGCCACCATGCTTGAAAAAGTCAGGAGGAAAGGCAATGTTTCTACATCTCGGCGCTGA
- a CDS encoding molybdopterin-binding protein translates to MQLNLLEKTELKIYGLELKAANLTVVAAAVAKVLAIPSGKVLVVDVRDDHICLDLLAKTIDIRQIAGKEKAILAAVGKVNGVEITPGAYVDSAGILGLIGGSEEEAAGIVARAEAMGSEIERAVLGRAIIFATGFEVAKGMIEDTNSPYLIGVLVEQGYRAEFGGILEDNAEIIAHRLRDAADRGFGLVITTGGVGAEDKDFSIEALTKVDPAAVTPWIVKFQAGTGRHVKDGVRIGVGGCGPTTFVSLPGPNDEVVVAGAALRRHCMAGPVDRQSLAADIAAILREKLRHKKWHH, encoded by the coding sequence GTGCAACTGAATCTCCTCGAGAAAACCGAGCTCAAGATTTACGGGCTGGAGCTTAAAGCCGCTAATCTCACGGTCGTCGCGGCCGCCGTCGCCAAAGTGCTGGCCATCCCCTCCGGCAAGGTGCTGGTGGTCGACGTCCGCGACGACCATATCTGTCTTGACCTACTGGCCAAAACCATCGACATCAGGCAAATTGCTGGCAAGGAGAAGGCTATTTTGGCCGCAGTCGGCAAGGTGAACGGTGTTGAAATTACCCCTGGGGCCTATGTCGATTCCGCCGGCATTCTTGGTCTCATCGGCGGCTCAGAGGAAGAAGCAGCCGGGATCGTCGCCCGCGCGGAGGCCATGGGCAGCGAGATCGAGCGGGCCGTCCTCGGGCGGGCAATCATCTTCGCCACCGGCTTTGAGGTTGCTAAAGGGATGATCGAAGACACCAACAGCCCTTATCTCATCGGAGTGCTTGTCGAACAGGGCTACCGGGCCGAGTTTGGCGGCATACTCGAAGATAATGCCGAAATTATCGCCCACCGGCTGCGGGATGCGGCCGACCGCGGCTTCGGACTGGTAATCACTACCGGCGGCGTGGGTGCCGAGGATAAGGACTTCAGTATCGAGGCGCTGACTAAAGTCGACCCTGCAGCGGTTACGCCGTGGATAGTCAAATTTCAGGCCGGCACGGGGCGGCACGTCAAGGACGGCGTGCGCATCGGCGTCGGCGGCTGCGGGCCGACAACCTTTGTAAGCTTGCCCGGGCCCAACGACGAAGTTGTAGTCGCCGGTGCCGCCCTACGCCGTCACTGTATGGCCGGACCTGTCGACAGGCAGTCCCTAGCCGCCGACATCGCCGCCATCCTGCGGGAGAAACTCCGCCACAAGAAGTGGCATCACTAG
- the rnpA gene encoding ribonuclease P protein component has translation MYKLPKSGRLRRNKSFQAVYRSGKSFANRQMVLYILPQRGSERRVGFAAGKRLGNAVVRNRVKRLLREAYRLKQHQIKHGFDLIIVGRQALVKETLPTVTAALLHLCERAKILV, from the coding sequence ATGTATAAATTGCCGAAGTCTGGCCGGTTGCGCCGGAACAAAAGCTTCCAGGCGGTTTACCGGAGCGGAAAATCTTTTGCCAATCGCCAAATGGTGCTATATATTCTTCCTCAGCGCGGCAGTGAACGCCGGGTGGGCTTTGCCGCAGGGAAGCGTCTTGGTAACGCCGTTGTTCGCAACCGAGTTAAGAGACTGCTGCGCGAGGCTTATCGTCTTAAACAGCACCAAATTAAACATGGGTTTGATCTGATTATCGTCGGTCGCCAGGCATTGGTCAAAGAGACACTACCCACCGTAACCGCCGCTTTGTTGCATCTTTGCGAACGGGCCAAAATCCTTGTATGA
- the dnaN gene encoding DNA polymerase III subunit beta, whose amino-acid sequence MKIFCPKDDLHHAVQTVQKAVATKTPLPILTGIYLSAQDDQLQLQATDYEVGISCTIKASVEEPGAIVLSGRYLQEMVRRLPGDTIEISSSQEDRTIKITSQNSQFNLLSLPAEEFPVLKPVSGDNSFTVKDEVLRDLIKKTVFASATDEARPIFTGGLIEIDNDEIRMVATNTHRLALKKAKLGGGSGNAKMIIPAKILNELARLLSAEEPHEVSLSWQKNQVGIVFDDVYINSRLIEGQFPDYNKVIPAAFATKVQLNTDHFLDAVERVSLLARDGEYNVVKFFFKDGAVVISSNNPDVGKAREIVDAKTDGNEVEIAFNAKYVTDILKNIDSDELIFSLNTPLSPAGIKPVGDDNYTYIITPVRTG is encoded by the coding sequence ATGAAAATTTTTTGCCCGAAAGATGATTTGCACCATGCAGTGCAGACGGTGCAAAAGGCGGTGGCAACCAAAACACCTCTCCCTATCCTGACAGGCATATATCTTTCAGCTCAGGACGACCAACTGCAACTGCAGGCTACCGATTACGAGGTCGGCATCAGCTGCACCATAAAGGCCTCCGTTGAAGAACCGGGCGCAATAGTTTTGTCAGGGCGGTATCTTCAGGAAATGGTGCGCCGTTTACCGGGCGATACAATCGAAATTTCGTCAAGCCAGGAAGACCGCACAATAAAAATAACGTCTCAGAATTCGCAATTTAATCTTTTAAGCCTGCCTGCGGAGGAATTTCCCGTACTGAAGCCGGTCAGCGGAGACAATTCCTTTACCGTTAAGGATGAAGTTCTCAGAGATCTCATTAAAAAAACCGTTTTTGCCAGTGCCACCGATGAAGCCCGGCCGATCTTCACTGGCGGCCTTATCGAGATCGACAATGACGAAATTCGTATGGTTGCCACTAATACCCACCGGTTGGCGCTTAAAAAAGCGAAGCTTGGCGGCGGCAGCGGAAACGCCAAGATGATAATTCCCGCGAAGATTCTCAACGAGCTAGCCAGACTATTGTCTGCGGAAGAGCCGCACGAAGTCTCCCTTTCATGGCAAAAGAATCAGGTGGGAATAGTTTTTGACGATGTATATATCAACTCCCGGTTGATCGAAGGACAATTCCCTGACTATAATAAAGTCATCCCCGCCGCGTTCGCGACTAAAGTACAGCTTAATACCGATCATTTTTTGGACGCAGTTGAACGCGTCTCACTTCTGGCCAGAGACGGGGAGTATAATGTCGTTAAGTTCTTTTTCAAAGATGGGGCTGTAGTTATATCCTCCAATAATCCCGATGTAGGCAAGGCTCGGGAAATCGTCGACGCGAAAACGGATGGAAACGAAGTGGAAATCGCGTTCAACGCCAAGTACGTTACTGATATCCTCAAAAATATCGACAGCGACGAGCTGATTTTTTCTCTGAATACGCCGCTCAGCCCCGCCGGCATAAAACCGGTCGGCGATGACAACTATACATACATAATCACTCCTGTACGAACGGGATGA
- the rpmH gene encoding 50S ribosomal protein L34, translated as MKRTYQPNTLWKKRTHGFRERMKTKGGRLVLKKRRARGRKKLSA; from the coding sequence ATGAAACGGACCTACCAGCCGAATACTTTGTGGAAAAAGAGAACCCATGGGTTTCGCGAACGCATGAAGACCAAGGGTGGCCGCCTTGTCCTTAAAAAAAGACGGGCAAGAGGCCGCAAGAAACTGTCCGCATAG
- a CDS encoding DUF370 domain-containing protein, with the protein MFLHLGADTVIPLRDVIAITDIKNVRSGINDDFLRVMREENLIDDISDGNAKSFVVTDKRVFMSAISAATLKKRASFLAEDEEN; encoded by the coding sequence ATGTTTCTACATCTCGGCGCTGATACGGTGATTCCTCTCCGCGATGTAATCGCTATAACAGATATAAAGAATGTACGGTCAGGGATAAATGACGATTTTCTGCGGGTTATGAGGGAAGAGAATTTGATCGACGACATATCTGACGGAAATGCCAAAAGTTTTGTCGTGACCGACAAGAGAGTGTTTATGTCGGCGATTTCCGCCGCTACCCTCAAAAAAAGGGCTAGTTTTCTAGCTGAAGACGAAGAAAATTAG
- the recF gene encoding DNA replication/repair protein RecF, with protein MRVDRLSLRNYRNYKTLDVNFTNNINIFVGENAQGKTNILEAVYLGAVGRSHRTAEDDDLVKWDQDSASVDLFFTRHNVENKLGFRLIKGRNKEILFNDFIIKPREVIGSLNVVLFSPEDLWLIKGAPSLRRRFLDIEISQASPLYYRNLLQYNRAVTQRNHLLKKVLNRNKLPELLPSWDEQLAKLAAFIVDKRLEAVKKLGMLANLMHRRLTGSRESLSFVYQMAGGEDDIPGDLYQWYRDKLAEQREVDIARGSTSVGPHRDDIILRVNARELRSFGSQGQQRTGILALKLAELEFLKSETGEYPVLLLDDVMSELDSLRREQLLSFIRDRVQTFITATDATLFPAMRAGRYFRVQDGKITE; from the coding sequence ATGAGGGTAGACAGGCTAAGTTTGCGTAATTACCGAAATTATAAAACCCTAGATGTTAATTTTACCAATAACATAAATATTTTTGTCGGCGAGAACGCCCAAGGCAAGACTAACATACTCGAAGCAGTCTACCTCGGCGCGGTGGGACGATCTCACCGAACGGCCGAGGACGACGATCTGGTAAAATGGGACCAAGACAGCGCCAGCGTCGATCTTTTTTTTACCCGCCATAACGTTGAAAATAAACTGGGCTTTCGGCTAATAAAAGGTCGAAATAAAGAAATATTATTTAATGATTTCATAATCAAACCGCGCGAAGTAATTGGGTCTTTAAACGTCGTACTGTTCTCGCCTGAAGATTTGTGGCTGATAAAAGGGGCGCCGTCACTGAGGAGGAGGTTTCTCGATATAGAGATATCCCAGGCGTCGCCTTTATACTATCGTAACTTGCTGCAGTACAACCGAGCGGTAACTCAGCGCAATCATTTATTAAAAAAGGTGTTGAACCGAAACAAGTTGCCCGAGCTATTGCCTTCATGGGATGAACAACTGGCTAAGCTTGCGGCATTTATTGTGGATAAGCGATTGGAAGCGGTGAAAAAGCTGGGAATGCTCGCCAATCTGATGCACCGCCGTTTGACGGGAAGCAGAGAAAGCTTGTCGTTCGTATATCAGATGGCGGGAGGCGAAGACGATATTCCCGGTGATCTGTACCAATGGTATCGTGATAAACTGGCGGAACAGCGTGAGGTGGACATTGCTCGCGGCAGTACGTCAGTTGGACCTCACCGCGATGATATAATATTACGGGTCAATGCCCGGGAATTACGCAGTTTCGGGTCCCAAGGACAACAACGCACGGGAATACTCGCTCTTAAATTGGCCGAATTGGAGTTTCTTAAATCAGAAACTGGCGAATATCCTGTGCTGCTTCTGGACGACGTGATGAGCGAGCTTGATAGTCTGAGGAGAGAACAACTGCTTTCCTTCATACGCGATCGTGTTCAGACCTTTATAACGGCGACAGACGCTACTCTTTTTCCGGCCATGAGGGCAGGGAGATATTTCCGGGTTCAGGACGGGAAGATAACGGAGTGA